The Allorhodopirellula heiligendammensis genome includes a window with the following:
- the rpmE gene encoding 50S ribosomal protein L31, producing the protein MKDGIHPNYQDTTVTCGCGNTFQTRSVRPELKIDICSDCHPFYTGKLKYVDTAGRIDKFQKKFAAGTYGSLAKPKKAKKASK; encoded by the coding sequence ATGAAAGACGGCATCCACCCGAATTATCAAGACACCACCGTCACCTGTGGTTGCGGCAACACATTCCAAACCCGGAGTGTTCGCCCCGAATTGAAAATCGACATTTGCAGCGATTGTCACCCGTTCTATACCGGCAAACTGAAGTATGTCGACACCGCGGGTCGGATTGACAAATTCCAGAAGAAATTTGCTGCGGGCACCTACGGTAGCCTGGCAAAGCCCAAAAAGGCAAAGAAAGCTAGCAAGTGA
- the prmC gene encoding peptide chain release factor N(5)-glutamine methyltransferase, with protein sequence MTTPSTEPWTVLRLLQWTSDFFKSRGSESPRLDAEILLAHARDCERIELYTAFAEVPSDEQRIAFRELVRRRGEGAPVAQLVGFREFYSIPIRVDENVLVPRPETEHLVVEAIDQAKRIAATVADRPLRILDIGTGSGAIAIAIAKNLKDAEVVAVDVSLAALDIARWNVEKQKLSDRITLMQSDLFEALQADAKFDVICSNPPYISQSEYDSLPDTVRNHEPRGALLAGQDGTEIISRILADAPAHLFPGGRLVLEYSPMIADSCKAMAEGSGKWNDIKRIRDLAGHQRILSLGQTA encoded by the coding sequence ATGACTACCCCCAGCACCGAACCATGGACCGTGCTGCGGTTGCTGCAGTGGACCTCGGATTTTTTCAAGTCGCGTGGCAGTGAATCGCCGCGTCTCGATGCTGAGATCTTGCTCGCCCACGCCCGCGACTGCGAGCGGATCGAACTCTACACAGCCTTTGCCGAAGTCCCCTCTGACGAACAGCGGATCGCGTTCCGAGAACTGGTTCGGCGGCGTGGCGAAGGGGCCCCTGTGGCCCAATTGGTTGGTTTTCGCGAGTTCTACTCCATTCCGATTCGCGTAGATGAGAATGTGCTCGTCCCCCGGCCGGAAACCGAACATCTCGTTGTCGAAGCGATTGATCAAGCCAAGCGGATTGCCGCGACTGTCGCCGATCGACCGTTGCGAATCCTTGATATTGGGACCGGCAGCGGCGCCATCGCCATCGCCATCGCTAAGAACCTCAAGGATGCCGAAGTGGTCGCCGTGGACGTGTCACTCGCCGCCCTGGACATCGCCCGCTGGAATGTTGAAAAACAAAAACTCAGCGACCGCATCACGCTCATGCAAAGTGATCTGTTCGAAGCACTCCAAGCTGACGCAAAATTCGACGTCATCTGCTCGAACCCACCTTACATCAGCCAAAGTGAGTACGACTCGCTACCCGATACCGTCCGCAATCACGAGCCTCGCGGAGCCTTGCTTGCCGGCCAAGACGGCACTGAAATTATTTCTCGTATCTTGGCCGACGCGCCCGCTCATCTCTTCCCCGGTGGTCGACTCGTCCTCGAGTACAGCCCCATGATCGCGGACTCGTGCAAGGCGATGGCCGAGGGGAGCGGAAAATGGAACGACATCAAGCGGATCCGCGACCTCGCTGGCCACCAGCGAATTCTGTCACTGGGACAGACCGCTTAG
- the prfA gene encoding peptide chain release factor 1, which translates to MSGSIRDNLEEKLARFLKLEADMADPAVLSDGAKMSAAAREHGGLARVVGKYREFKRLSEEIQGCQEIAEETDDFEEREMAEAEMKSLRSQREVLWEDLLSFTVGGDDSHRTRCVMEIRAGTGGDEAALFARDLYEMYRRHAEQIGWKTEVMDASPTEMGGFKEIMLTVEGESVFRDLQYESGGHRVQRVPETETQGRVHTSAATVAVMAEPEDVEVNLKPDDYRVDKFCASGPGGQHVNKTESAIRLTHYETGVVVQCQDEKSQHKNLAKALRVLKARIYEKKREEEAAKQAETRKGLIGSGDRSQRIRTYNFPQNRLTDHRINLTLYKLDQIIAGDLSPVTEALIEYDRDQLRGDMID; encoded by the coding sequence GTGAGCGGCTCGATCCGCGACAATCTCGAAGAAAAGCTCGCGCGCTTCCTGAAACTCGAAGCTGACATGGCTGACCCCGCCGTTCTCAGCGACGGGGCGAAGATGAGTGCTGCTGCGCGAGAGCACGGCGGACTCGCCCGCGTTGTCGGAAAATATCGCGAGTTCAAACGCCTCAGTGAAGAAATTCAAGGCTGCCAAGAAATCGCGGAAGAGACCGACGATTTCGAAGAACGCGAAATGGCCGAAGCGGAGATGAAGTCGCTCCGCTCCCAGCGGGAAGTGTTGTGGGAAGACCTGCTCAGCTTCACCGTCGGCGGCGATGATTCGCACCGAACACGCTGCGTGATGGAAATCCGCGCCGGCACCGGCGGCGATGAAGCCGCACTGTTTGCACGTGACCTCTACGAGATGTACCGACGCCACGCCGAGCAGATAGGCTGGAAAACCGAGGTGATGGACGCCAGCCCAACGGAGATGGGCGGGTTCAAGGAAATCATGCTGACCGTCGAAGGCGAAAGCGTTTTCCGCGACCTGCAATATGAGTCCGGTGGGCACCGCGTCCAACGCGTTCCCGAAACCGAGACCCAAGGGCGCGTGCACACCTCGGCGGCAACCGTCGCCGTGATGGCCGAACCCGAAGACGTCGAGGTCAACCTCAAGCCAGACGATTACCGAGTCGATAAGTTCTGCGCCAGCGGACCCGGTGGCCAGCACGTCAACAAGACCGAATCGGCGATCCGGTTGACCCACTACGAAACCGGCGTCGTCGTGCAGTGCCAAGACGAAAAGAGCCAGCACAAAAACTTGGCGAAGGCCCTGCGAGTGCTCAAGGCACGCATTTACGAAAAGAAGCGGGAAGAGGAAGCGGCCAAACAAGCCGAGACTCGCAAAGGCCTGATCGGATCAGGTGACCGGAGTCAACGCATCCGCACGTACAACTTCCCGCAAAATCGCTTGACCGATCATCGCATCAATCTCACCCTCTACAAGCTTGATCAAATCATTGCCGGTGACCTCAGTCCCGTTACCGAAGCGTTGATTGAGTACGACCGTGATCAACTCCGCGGTGACATGATCGATTGA